TTTACGTAACAGCCTGATCAGACGGAGCATGATCTGATCGTTCAGGTGAGCAATCAGCCGTACCAATTCGTGGATGCGCACACCGGTGCCAAACAGATGGACAACCAGCTTTTGCACTTCCTGGTGCAACTCCCTCAGGCTGTCAATGGTTTGAGCCTCTTCGATGCGGCGTACCAGCCGCTGGGGGGAGTTGGTCTGCAGACGCAGGATGTCTGAGTCGGTGATGATCCCGATCAGGCGGCAATCAGGGCTCACCACCACGATCCGGTGGATGCCGTGGCGGGAGATGCGGTGCAGTGCCTCAAACAGAAACTCCTGTTCGCCGATGGTGATCAACGGGCTGGTCATGATGCTGCTTACGGTCAGACTGCAGGGATCGATCCCTTTGGCCACCACCTTGTTACGCAGATCACGATCGGTTACAATTCCAACCGGCCTGTTGTTGTCACAGACCACCAGACTGGATATGCCTTGATCACTCATCCGCAGGGCGGCCTCCACTAACTGGTCGTCAGCTCTACAGGTAGCCACCTCGCGACGGCAGTACTGTCCTACCGGTTGAAACAGGATATTCTGATCAGGCATGGGATACCTCGCTCTACAGGGAAATTGAATCTGCAACGGGGACGCTGCTGCCTATTCCGGATTCCTGGCCGAGCCAGAGTTTGAGATTGCGAATCTGCTCGGAGGAGCCCAGCACCAGCAGTTCGTCTCCGGTGAACAACGGTTCCTTGCCGGAAGGATTAATGATTTTGTGTCCGCCACGGTTGATGCCAACCACCAAAACTCCAGTATGAAGTGGTATGTGCAATTCGGCAAGGGAGGCGCCGGAGCGGCGACTGAACGGCATAAGAATCGACTCCAGACGGGCGACTTCAAAATCGCTCATGCTTTCCGCTTCCTGCAACCTGTCCAGCTCGGTTCGTAATGATTCAATCTGCTCCCTGGTACCCACCAGCAGCAGACGGTCGCCGGCGTAGAGCGCTGTGGCCGGTTTGGGATTTATAATGGTATGGCCGTGTCGTTCCAGCTCAAATATAGAGCAGCCAAAACGGGACCGGATGCGCAAATCGGCAATGGTGCTGCCCGAGCAGGCAGCCTGATCAGGAATTACAACTTCCTGCAGATTGATCTCCCAGTCGCGGGAATGTTCTTCCCACTGTAGCAGCCGTTGCTGATTTGGGGGAAGGTTGGCGACAAAGACATCTTTCAGCGAATGCTGCCATTTGCTGTGCAGGTAGATCAGTCGCCGTGAAAATATCAGTACGACCAGTGCAAGCATCGTTGCTATGGCCAACCAGAGCCAATGCGGTAGTGCGGCCATTGGTATGATGCTCGAAAGCCAATAGGCCATCACCAGTGCGCCAAACAGTCTGAGGCCGTTTTCGATGATCAGCCCTGGAAGGTTCATCCGGGCATAGGCCCGCTCGGCAACGATCATGGCCAGTACGGTGATGTTGCGCCAGACGGCAAACAGCGGGATCAATACCATCAGTCCCAGTACGGACCAGAAGGCGATATTCAGGGCCAACGGCGACAGCAAACCGGCCAGGGGACTTCGCTGTACCAGCGATAGAAATGTCTGTGAAAACAGAACCATTCCGGTGACAAACAGCACTTCAAGTGCAATCTGCATGAGCTGTTTTCTGCTTAATCGCCACCAGAGCTGATTTCCACCCAGATCGGCAAGTTGAGCCAGCCAGTTGTGGTAGAACGTCAGGACGCGGCTGATCCAGGCAGGCTCTTTCTGCTCGATCCAAACCAGCAGCGGCTCGGCATGGCGGTTAAGCAGGGGGGTAACCAGCACCGTCAGGATCGAAACTCCCACTGCAATCGGGTAGAACTCAGCAGGCAGCACGAGTTTGCTTACCCCCAGCTGTGCGATCACAAAGGTGAACTCTCCCAATGGTGTCAGCAACAGGCCGGCCCGGCGTGCGACATGGATCGGCGTCCCCACCAGGATCAGGGCAAAGCCGGTGGAGAGCATCCGCGCCAGCAGCGTGAACAGTCCAAGGGCCAGGATCCAGGGCCAGACTTTCAGCAGCAGGTGCACTTCAATCATCATGCCGATAGAGACGAAGAAGACGCTGCTGAACAGGTCGCGCATGCCGGAGAACGACTTTTCAACCTCTCCCTTCTGGGGCATTTCCGCTACGATGGCTCCCAGCAGGTAGGCTCCCAGAGCCAGCGAATAGCCGGCCTTGACTGCCAGCAACGCCATCAGTAACAGCACCCCGGCTACCATTATGGTCTGCAGCTCCGGATCGGCCCTGGTTTCCATCTTGCGCAGCAGACGGGGGACAAAGTAGAGCCCGATCATCACCAACAGCACCACAAAGGCGCTCAGACCGGCCAGCAGGCCCGGTACGTCGCTGCCACCGGAACCGGAATCAGCGCTGTAGCTGCCGAGTATGGTCAGCATTACCACCGCCACCACGTCTTCCAGTACAGTGATACCCAGCGCCGACTGGCCGGATTGATCGCGTCCCAGTTGCATGTCCGCAATCACCTTGGCAATCACGGCCGAACTGGAGACCATGAAGAGTGCGGCAACAAAGAGGGTCTTGGCAGGAGGCCAGCCCAGTACGGCACCCAGCATCTGGGTCAGGTTCAGCATAAAGAAGGCGCCGAGGGCGGTGGCCAGCAGCGTGGCCGTTCCCAGCTTCTGTAGTTTGGTGAGGCTTAAGCCCAGGCCGATGGCAAACATCAGAAAGACCAGACCGAGCTGTGAAAGGGTTTCAATCCGCTGGATATCCAGCACCAGAGAAAAAGGAGGGGTGTGCGGACCGATAATGATGCCTGCCACCAGGTAACCTACGATGACCGACAGACCGATCCGCCTGCAGAGCATACCGGCGCAACCTGCTACTAACAGCACAATGGCCAGATCCTGAATAAACGTTATGCCATCCACAGTGACTCCCCTGCGCCAGTAGGCAATAGTAGATTCAGTAGCAGCTCCAAGAGGTCCGCCATCAGCATCTGCTCCTGCGGGTACTAGCAGGCTGACGCAGGCCGCTCCATACCAACATGGACTGACACACTACAGGCGGTATACAGTTTGAAGAGATCATCATAAGTCACATTACCCCCGGAAAACAGGGCTTGTCCCGATCCTCGCCGCCAGTTTTTCCCGTTGGCGCACCCGTGCCGCATCCAGCAGCATCCGTCCTGCCCAGCGGTAGACGTTGAAGTCCTGCACCAATGCCCGCATGCTGCGCATCCGTTCACGCTGTTCATATTCCGGCATGGTTAGACCCTGATAGAGTGCCTCGGCGGTCTGTTCAACATGGTAGGGGTTGACGACCAGCGCCTCGTGCAGCTCATTGGCTGCCCCGGTAAACTGGCTTAACACCAGCACGCCGCGCTCATCATCCCGGGCCGCCACAAACTCCTTGGCAACCAGATTCATGCCGTCATGCAGGCTGGTAACCATACAGACGTCGCTGGCCCGGTAATAGCGGTTGACCTGATCCGGCTCATGGTGTTCA
Above is a window of Trichlorobacter lovleyi SZ DNA encoding:
- a CDS encoding cation:proton antiporter; translation: MDGITFIQDLAIVLLVAGCAGMLCRRIGLSVIVGYLVAGIIIGPHTPPFSLVLDIQRIETLSQLGLVFLMFAIGLGLSLTKLQKLGTATLLATALGAFFMLNLTQMLGAVLGWPPAKTLFVAALFMVSSSAVIAKVIADMQLGRDQSGQSALGITVLEDVVAVVMLTILGSYSADSGSGGSDVPGLLAGLSAFVVLLVMIGLYFVPRLLRKMETRADPELQTIMVAGVLLLMALLAVKAGYSLALGAYLLGAIVAEMPQKGEVEKSFSGMRDLFSSVFFVSIGMMIEVHLLLKVWPWILALGLFTLLARMLSTGFALILVGTPIHVARRAGLLLTPLGEFTFVIAQLGVSKLVLPAEFYPIAVGVSILTVLVTPLLNRHAEPLLVWIEQKEPAWISRVLTFYHNWLAQLADLGGNQLWWRLSRKQLMQIALEVLFVTGMVLFSQTFLSLVQRSPLAGLLSPLALNIAFWSVLGLMVLIPLFAVWRNITVLAMIVAERAYARMNLPGLIIENGLRLFGALVMAYWLSSIIPMAALPHWLWLAIATMLALVVLIFSRRLIYLHSKWQHSLKDVFVANLPPNQQRLLQWEEHSRDWEINLQEVVIPDQAACSGSTIADLRIRSRFGCSIFELERHGHTIINPKPATALYAGDRLLLVGTREQIESLRTELDRLQEAESMSDFEVARLESILMPFSRRSGASLAELHIPLHTGVLVVGINRGGHKIINPSGKEPLFTGDELLVLGSSEQIRNLKLWLGQESGIGSSVPVADSISL